Proteins encoded in a region of the Vicia villosa cultivar HV-30 ecotype Madison, WI linkage group LG5, Vvil1.0, whole genome shotgun sequence genome:
- the LOC131604917 gene encoding uncharacterized protein LOC131604917 translates to MSQLADRVRHLERLRLEKFRHTKAKAKKEKVAYVDYDDTYPIYEADYISPTEAEIDLAEMKPGPAYECKSLFPSKGKNVSVDNNSKFPTKTYTFDISKCEEIFDVLVKDGQILVPPNAKLPPLEQRQKRGFCKYHNYLGHSTSRCFLFRDLVQKSLHEGRLKFATRRVKIDADPLKQEEALFADAVDINMVELTEIPDDMLEESTGETP, encoded by the coding sequence ATGTCGCAGTTAGCTGATAGGGTTCGACACCTTGAACGCTTAAGACTAGAAAAATTCAGGCATACCAAGGCAAAAGCTAAAAAGGAAAAGGTAGCCTACGTTGATTATGATGATACATACCCTATATACGAAGCTGACTACATCTCACCAACAGAGGCAGAGATTGATCTGGCCGAAATGAAACCAGGGCCAGCATACGAATGTAAATCATTGTTTCCGTCGAAAGGAAAAAATGTCTCGGTTGATAACAATTCGAAATTCCCTACTAAAACTTACACTTTTGATATTAGTAAATGCGAGGAAATTTTCGATGTATTAGTTAAAGATGGTCAGATTTTAGTACCCCCAAATGCCAAACTACCACCATTAGAACAACGACAAAAAAGAGGTTTTTGCAAGTATCATAATTATCTTGGGCATTCAACCTCTcgatgttttcttttcagggatctggtCCAGAAGTCACTTCACGAAGGTCGACTGAAATTTGCTACCAGAAGGGTGAAAATCGACGCTGACCCACTCAAACAGGAAGAGGCTTTGTTTGCTGACGCTGTCGATATCAACATGGTTGAACTGACTGAGATACCTGATGACATGCTGGAAGAAAGCACCGGCGAAACTCCCTAA